TGGTGCCGCCACAGCCTCTTCCGGCAGCAGCACTGCCGCCGCTGCACAACGCTGCCTCGAAGCAGCCGGAGCCGGCCATCTGGCCGGGAAGCACCCCGCCGAACTCAGCCCGGGGGAGCTGCGCAGGGTTGCCCTGGCGCGCGGCCTGGCCCGGATTGAGGCCGGCGCGTCGCTGCTGCTGCTGGACGAACCCACCGCCCACCTGGACCGTGAATCCGCCAACGTGGTCAACGAATCCATCCGGAAACTGCGCGGCCGGGCCACCGTCCTGCTGGTGGCGCACGACCGTCTCACCCGCGAACTGGCGGATCACCTGGTAGCCGTGGGCGCAGGCTCCGCAACGGCCCGGCCGGTTACTGACCCCGACAACGCTGCCGGGTTCCGGGAGGTCCCCGCAACAACGGCATCAGCGCCGGCAATGACGGCGCGGGCGGCGGAAGCCGGGGCGAAACAAGCCCCCGAACGCCGCACGCCAATCGGTACCCCCGCCGCTCCCGCCACCGGAACGCCCGCGGATGACGATAGGGCCGTCCCGGGACAATCCGGTGGCAACACGCCGGCCCGGATCTTCAGACTCCTGCAGCCGGAGTCCCTCAAATTCGGCTCAGCCGGCATCATGGGAGTCCTGGCAGCCCTCTTCGCCGTAGCCCTGGCGGGACTGTCCGGCTGGCTCATCATCCGGGCCAGCGAGCAGCCGCCCATCCTGTACCTCCTCACGGCCATCGTCGGCGTGCGGTTCTTCGGCATCGGCAGGGCGGTCCTGCGCTACACGGAGCGGCTCCTGCTGCACGATGCCGTCTTCGCCTCGCTCACCAGGCTCCGCGGCCGGCTGTGGGATTCGCTAAGCCGCCGGGCGCTGTCCCTGCGCCGCCTGTTGCAGGGCGGCAACGTGCTGGGCGCGGTGATCGACGACGTCGACACCGTCCGGGACCTGCTTCCCCGGGTGGTCCTGCCGCCCGTGACCGCAGTGGCAGTGGGCGCCTCAGCAGTGGCGGCCTCAGCCCTGCTGCTGCCGGCCGCGCTGCCGGCGGCCATCGCTGCAGCTCTGGTGTCCCTTGCTGCCGCACCGGCGGCGGCCCTCCTGGCGGACAGGATGTCCGCGCAGGCCGAGCAGCGGCTCCGTTCCGGGGTTCTGCGTGACGTTGCCGCAGCGCTGGATGCGCGGGCCGAACTGCACGCCAACGGAGTTGCGGGCCCGGTGCTGGCCGCCATCGGCGACGCCGACAAGGATGCAACAGCTGCCTCGCAGCGGTCCGCGTGGGCGGAAGGACTGGGCCAGGCGCTCACTGTCCTGGCCTGCGGCTCGGCGGCCCTGGCCAGTGCTGTGCTGGCCGGACCCGCGGTCATGGACGGCTCTGTGGCCCCGGCAACCGCCGCCGTCGTGGTCCTGCTGCAGTTGGCACTGGTGGATCCGTACGCCGCCATCACGACGGCGGTCCGCCAGTATCCGGCGCTCCGCCAGGTCCTGGACCGGATCAGCGAAGCGGGCGTTCTCGACGCTCCCGCTGCCGCGGACCCAGGCGCCAACGGTCCCCGGCAGGACGCATCCGGGCCGGCTGCCGGAACCGGCGGGCTGGAGCCGGTCGCATCACGCCCTGGCGGGCTGCCCGGCCTGGAGCTTCAGGCACTGTCCGCAGCGTGGCCTGGCAGCCCGGAGGTCTTCACCGGCGTCTCCGCAACGGCGGAACCCGGCCGCTGGCTGGCTGTGACAGGCGCCTCCGGATCCGGAAAATCCACCCTGCTCGCCGTGATGCTGGGGTTCCTGCCGCCGCATTCCGGCCGGCTGGCAGTCAGCGGACGGGCGGCCTGGTGTCCACAGGAGGCGCACCTCTTCGATTCCACCATCCGCGGCAACCTCATGCTGGGCCGCCCGGAGGGCGCGGCCGGCGACGCCGGACAGGACATGGCTGCCGCCCTGGCCGCCGTGGGGCTGGAGCCCCTGCTGCGCCGGCTGGAACATGGCGCCGACACCCGGATCGGGCCCGGCGGCGCGTTCCTGAGCGGCGGGGAACGTCAGCGGCTCGCTGTTGCCAGGACGCTCATGACCGGGGCGGATGTGATCCTGCTGGACGAACCCACCGCACACCTTGACGCTGAGGCGGGCAGGGAGATGCTGGCTGACCTTCGCAAGGGGCTCACCGGACGGACCGTGGTATTGGTCACCCACAATCCTGACGACATTGACCCGGCAGACCGCAGGCTGGACCTTGACGCAGTAGCGGACACCGGCGTCGTTCCCCGGCCCAGAGGCCACCGCGGGACGGTGACGAGCGTGCACTGACTGGACCATCCCGGCAAAGCGGGACGGTTCTGGCGCGGGCCGGGACCGGCCGCTAGCCTGTTGCCATGCTGAACGACGATGCGCCGATGCCCGGATCCTGGCGGACGTCCCTGGCCGGCGCGGGCATGGAGTGGCGTCCTGCGGCGGAGGGTGACATTGAGGCGTGGGCTGCCCTGATCGCCCGGACGGCCGAGGCGGAAAAGCCGGTGTGGTTCGAGCGGGCCGCCGACCTCGAGCAGATCCTGCAATCGAAAAAGAACCATCCCGCCGCCAACACCCTCCTGGTGCTGGATCTCGGGGCGGTTCCCCGGGCCTATGCCCGCATCACGAAAAACATGGACGGCGACAGAGCGTACGGCTTCGGCTGTGTCGACCCCGGCTGGCAGCGCCGGGGGATCGGGACGGCCTTGCTGGAATGGCTCAGCGAACGGACCGTCCGGCGCTTCGCCGAGGACAGCCCGGCCGGGGGCGGCGGCGCCGTCCCGCGGCTGCGGATCCATATGGAGCAGCAGCATGAGCACCAGCAGCAGTTGCTTCGCAAAGCCGGGTTCCGGGTGGTGCGCTATTACAACGAGATGCACCGGCACTTGGACGGAGTCCCACTTCCCGAGGTGCGGCTCGATGACGGGCTGGCCCTCGTGACCATGCGCCCGGAGCTCAGTGAAGGCGTCCGGCAGGCCCACAACGCCGCCTTCCGTGACCATTGGGGCAGCGAGCCGAGGGACGAGGAGTCCTGGGGTTTCACGATGAATGATCCGCAGGCCAGGCCCGACCTGAGCGCAGTGGTCCTGGACCGCGCGTCCGGGATCGTCGCGGGCTACCAGCTGGCCAGCCATGACCCGGACAGCGCGGTGTCCCGCGGATACAGCGAGGGCTACACGGATCTGCTGGGCGTCCGCCGCGAGTACCGCGGACGGGGCATCGCGCAGGCCCTGCTCGCTGACGCGATGCGGCGCTTTGCGGCGGCCGGGATGGACCGGGCATCCCTGGACGTCGACTCGGAGAATCCCACCGGCGCGCTCGCCCTCTACGAAAAGATGGGTTACGCCGCGGTCAACCGGAGCCTGGCCTGGGACAAGGAATTTCCCGTTCCCGGCTGACCCGGCGAGCTGCGAAGATCAGGCGTCGACGTCGTGCAGGTGATGGACGACGTCGTGCAGGAAGTACTGCGCGAGGGTCATTACCGTGAACTCCGAGCCGTTGCTCCGGAAGCCCTTCCGGCCCCATTCGTCCTCATGCACGCCGGCGAATGACTCCGCGATCTGTTCCCCCTCGGCGGTCAGTTCAGCACTGACGACGGCGGGGTCCGCATTGGCGTAGTCCTGCTCCACCGCAGTTTTGTCCTGGTCCCAGTTCTCGAACCGGGCGTTGTCTTCGGTGAGCATCAGGTTGAGCCGGTGGTCGAAAAGGCTGAAGACATCCCGGACGTGCGATGCGTACTCCAGCACGGACCACGTGGCGTCATCCGGGCGTTCCGCCACGTCCGGGCGGCGCAGTGCGGCCCGCCAGCGGGGAAGCATGTTGGAGACGCTCCCGGGAACCGTGGCCGGAGTGACCGTTGAGGCGTCGAAACCGCATTCCGGGCAGGCCCGGGTCAGCACCCAGGTCCAGTCCTTTTCGTCAGGGATGATAGGCATGCCAGTAGTCTAGGCCCAGGTCATGCTGGGCCCAATGGCGTCCACTGCCTGCGACAGCGGGATGCCGGAGCCATCCCGGCGGCCATGTTCCTGCGGAAGCGACCGCGCCACTCCAGCCAGCGAGGACGCCTTGGCCGGACCGTGTCCTGCCCAGGCGATAAGGAGGGTGTCTTCGCCCTTCAGGAACCGGTGCGCACGAACTCCCGCAGTGGCCCGGCCCTTGGGCGGGTACTCCGCGAACGCCGTCACCTTTCCGGCACCCGGAGCCGTGCCCGGCAGGGCGCCTTCGGTCCCGGACACCGTCACCACGACGGCGTCCTCGTCACCCGGGGCGACGGTGCCGAAGAACAGCACCTGGTCCCCGGCGCCCAGCTTGATTCCCGCCATGCCGCCCGCGGTGCGGCCCTGCGGACGGACATTTGCCGCGCTGAAGCGCAGCAGCTGGGCCTGTCGGGTCAGGAACACGAGGTCGACGTCGTCCGCCCCGGCGGGTTCTACGCCCACCACCGTGTCCTTGTCCTTGAGGGCAATGACTTCCCAGTCCTCGCGGTTGAGGGGATAGTCGGGCTGCACGCGTTTGACGATGCCCTGCGCCGTACCGATCGCCAGCACGGTGTCCAGCGGAGCGAACGCAACCAGCGTTTCGCCCTTCAGCAGCGTGATGAAGTCTTTGGCCGGGACGCCGCCGGCCAGGTTGGGAAGCCCCGACATCGGCGGGAGCACGGGCATGTCCATGACCTGGAGGCGCAGCATCCGGCCCAGTGACGTGACGGCGGCGATCTCGCCGCGCGCGGAGGTTTTCACCACCGACCGGAAGACGTCGTGTTTTGACCGCGGACCGGACTCGGTGAGCGGCTCCTGGTTGGAGGTCCGGGCGATCTGTCCGCTGGCGGTCAGGATGGCCCAGCAGGGGTCATCGGCTATTTCCAGTGCGAGGGGGGCAGCCTTCCCCTTGCCGCCGCGTGCAGCAGCCAGCGCGGCGACGGTGGGGGAGACCGCCTCGGACTCGAGGAGGACCGTCCGGCGGGGCGTGCCGTACTTCTCGGCGATTTCGCCAAGCTCGTCGGACACCAGTTCGCGCAGGCGCTGGTCCGAACCCAGGATGGCCTCCAGCTCCGCGATTTCACGCTTCAGCTGGTCCTGCTCTTTTTCGAGCTCGATCCGGGAGTACTTGGTCAGCTGCCGGAGCCGGAGTTCCAGGATGTAGTTCGCCTGGATTTCGGTGAGATCGTAGATGGACATGAGGCGTTCGCGGGCGGCGGAGACCTCGTCGGAGGACCGGATGATCTGGATGACCTCATCGATGTCAACGATGGCGATCAGGAGGCCCTCCACCAGGTGGAGGCGGTCCTTCTTCTTCTCCAGCCGGAAGGCCGTGCGCCGCCGCACCACGTTGATGCGGTGGTCGACATAGACGGAGAGGAGCTGCACCAGTCCCAGCGTCTGCGGCTGGCCGTCCACCAGGGTGACGTTGTTGATGCCGAAGGAATCTTCCATGGGCGAGTACCGGTAGAGCTGCTGGAGCACGGCGTTCGGATTGAAGCCGTTCTTCAGCTCGATGACCAGCCGCAGGCCGTGCTTGCGGTCCGTGAGGTCCACGATGTCGCTGATGCCGGTCAGCTTCTTGCCGTTGACGGCGTCCTTGATCTTCTCGATCACCTTCTCCGGGCCCACCATGTAGGGAAGCTCGGTGACCACCAGTCCGGTGCGGCGGGCGGACAGCTGTTCAACCTCCACCTTGGCGCGTGTCTTGAACGAGCCACGGCCCGTGGCGTACGCGTCGCGGATGCCGTCCAGTCCCACGATCCGTCCGCCGGTGGGCAGGTCCGGTCCGGGGACGAACCGCATGAGGTCCTCGAGGGTGGCCTCCGGGTTCGCAATCAGGTGCCTTGCAGCGGAGATGACCTCCACGAGGTTGTGCGGGGCCATGTTCGTGGCCATGCCGACGGCGATACCGGTGGCGCCGTTGACCAGCAGGTTGGGGAAAGCCG
Above is a window of Arthrobacter sp. FB24 DNA encoding:
- a CDS encoding GNAT family N-acetyltransferase, coding for MLNDDAPMPGSWRTSLAGAGMEWRPAAEGDIEAWAALIARTAEAEKPVWFERAADLEQILQSKKNHPAANTLLVLDLGAVPRAYARITKNMDGDRAYGFGCVDPGWQRRGIGTALLEWLSERTVRRFAEDSPAGGGGAVPRLRIHMEQQHEHQQQLLRKAGFRVVRYYNEMHRHLDGVPLPEVRLDDGLALVTMRPELSEGVRQAHNAAFRDHWGSEPRDEESWGFTMNDPQARPDLSAVVLDRASGIVAGYQLASHDPDSAVSRGYSEGYTDLLGVRREYRGRGIAQALLADAMRRFAAAGMDRASLDVDSENPTGALALYEKMGYAAVNRSLAWDKEFPVPG
- the cydD gene encoding thiol reductant ABC exporter subunit CydD, which produces MRPQFPAGPANRLALYWLGLLAALKALSLVLMAQAVASVLAGLVAQNPAWAEQLGWGMAGVVLRSLTVWAQGVASRRAALGVKEELRTALLERALRNGTRAAGPSDGGLAILATRGLDALDSYYTQFLPALVNCAAVPLLLGARILLADWVSAVVVVLTVPLVPVFMVLIGRYTEDRVRIAQSALARLSGHMLELAKGLPVLVGLGRATAQRKALEDISEQYRSRTMETLRTAFLSALALELIATISVAVVAVFIGVRLVHGDMALEAGLLALILAPDCYLPLRELGTAHHASDDGRVALAEVTAVMDAPEVQPLQPQAGIGAEDGLLPGKLASDGGADLPAVTVSNLVVVYGGRMEPAVGPLSFDAPAGRITALDGASGAGKSTILGVLAGTVGTGGGAVVGGSIAGFSPSRVAWVPQHPVMVEKSVLAEVRLYLGDGAATASSGSSTAAAAQRCLEAAGAGHLAGKHPAELSPGELRRVALARGLARIEAGASLLLLDEPTAHLDRESANVVNESIRKLRGRATVLLVAHDRLTRELADHLVAVGAGSATARPVTDPDNAAGFREVPATTASAPAMTARAAEAGAKQAPERRTPIGTPAAPATGTPADDDRAVPGQSGGNTPARIFRLLQPESLKFGSAGIMGVLAALFAVALAGLSGWLIIRASEQPPILYLLTAIVGVRFFGIGRAVLRYTERLLLHDAVFASLTRLRGRLWDSLSRRALSLRRLLQGGNVLGAVIDDVDTVRDLLPRVVLPPVTAVAVGASAVAASALLLPAALPAAIAAALVSLAAAPAAALLADRMSAQAEQRLRSGVLRDVAAALDARAELHANGVAGPVLAAIGDADKDATAASQRSAWAEGLGQALTVLACGSAALASAVLAGPAVMDGSVAPATAAVVVLLQLALVDPYAAITTAVRQYPALRQVLDRISEAGVLDAPAAADPGANGPRQDASGPAAGTGGLEPVASRPGGLPGLELQALSAAWPGSPEVFTGVSATAEPGRWLAVTGASGSGKSTLLAVMLGFLPPHSGRLAVSGRAAWCPQEAHLFDSTIRGNLMLGRPEGAAGDAGQDMAAALAAVGLEPLLRRLEHGADTRIGPGGAFLSGGERQRLAVARTLMTGADVILLDEPTAHLDAEAGREMLADLRKGLTGRTVVLVTHNPDDIDPADRRLDLDAVADTGVVPRPRGHRGTVTSVH
- a CDS encoding DNA gyrase/topoisomerase IV subunit A, encoding MARRQSSAPAGDAVQDYTENIVDIDVTSEMEGSFLEYAYSVIYSRALPDARDGLKPVQRRILYMMSEMGLRPDRGHVKSARVVGEVMGKLHPHGDTAIYDAMVRMAQDFSLRLPLIDGHGNFGSLDDGPAAPRYTEARLAAAALSLTDHLDEDVVDFVPNYDNQLTQPDVLPAAFPNLLVNGATGIAVGMATNMAPHNLVEVISAARHLIANPEATLEDLMRFVPGPDLPTGGRIVGLDGIRDAYATGRGSFKTRAKVEVEQLSARRTGLVVTELPYMVGPEKVIEKIKDAVNGKKLTGISDIVDLTDRKHGLRLVIELKNGFNPNAVLQQLYRYSPMEDSFGINNVTLVDGQPQTLGLVQLLSVYVDHRINVVRRRTAFRLEKKKDRLHLVEGLLIAIVDIDEVIQIIRSSDEVSAARERLMSIYDLTEIQANYILELRLRQLTKYSRIELEKEQDQLKREIAELEAILGSDQRLRELVSDELGEIAEKYGTPRRTVLLESEAVSPTVAALAAARGGKGKAAPLALEIADDPCWAILTASGQIARTSNQEPLTESGPRSKHDVFRSVVKTSARGEIAAVTSLGRMLRLQVMDMPVLPPMSGLPNLAGGVPAKDFITLLKGETLVAFAPLDTVLAIGTAQGIVKRVQPDYPLNREDWEVIALKDKDTVVGVEPAGADDVDLVFLTRQAQLLRFSAANVRPQGRTAGGMAGIKLGAGDQVLFFGTVAPGDEDAVVVTVSGTEGALPGTAPGAGKVTAFAEYPPKGRATAGVRAHRFLKGEDTLLIAWAGHGPAKASSLAGVARSLPQEHGRRDGSGIPLSQAVDAIGPSMTWA
- a CDS encoding DinB family protein, with the translated sequence MPIIPDEKDWTWVLTRACPECGFDASTVTPATVPGSVSNMLPRWRAALRRPDVAERPDDATWSVLEYASHVRDVFSLFDHRLNLMLTEDNARFENWDQDKTAVEQDYANADPAVVSAELTAEGEQIAESFAGVHEDEWGRKGFRSNGSEFTVMTLAQYFLHDVVHHLHDVDA